From the Gramella sp. Hel_I_59 genome, one window contains:
- a CDS encoding peptide-methionine (S)-S-oxide reductase: MKIGLGGGCHWCTEAVFKAVKGVHDVRQGYISAKDSPDKFYEGIVFNYDPELVKLEDLILIHLSTHQSMKDHSMRHKYRSALYVYDQLELEKTWETLKTVENSAGSKFITSVYELSSFKESRAEIRNYYQTDPQRPFCTRYIKPKLDLLFEEFKGLLKEQC; encoded by the coding sequence CAGAAGCAGTATTTAAAGCTGTTAAAGGAGTTCATGATGTACGACAGGGTTATATATCTGCTAAGGATTCGCCAGATAAGTTCTACGAAGGTATCGTTTTCAATTATGACCCAGAATTGGTGAAACTTGAAGATCTTATTCTAATCCATTTGAGTACTCATCAAAGTATGAAAGATCACAGTATGCGGCACAAATACAGGTCGGCTTTATACGTTTATGACCAATTAGAACTGGAAAAAACCTGGGAAACTTTGAAAACTGTCGAGAATAGCGCTGGATCAAAATTTATAACAAGCGTCTATGAGTTATCGTCATTTAAGGAGTCACGTGCTGAGATTAGAAATTATTATCAAACAGATCCTCAGCGACCATTTTGCACTAGATATATAAAACCTAAGCTCGATTTACTTTTCGAGGAGTTTAAAGGGTTACTAAAAGAACAATGCTAA